The following proteins are co-located in the Pomacea canaliculata isolate SZHN2017 linkage group LG8, ASM307304v1, whole genome shotgun sequence genome:
- the LOC112571001 gene encoding LOW QUALITY PROTEIN: histone H3.3-like (The sequence of the model RefSeq protein was modified relative to this genomic sequence to represent the inferred CDS: inserted 1 base in 1 codon) — MARTKQTARKSTGXKAPRKQLATKAVRKSIPSTGGVKKPHRYRPGTVALRVIRRYQKSTELLIRKLPFQRLVREIAQDKIDLRFENSAIGALQVACEAYLVGLFEDTNLCAIHAKRVTIIPKDMQLARRFRGEL, encoded by the exons ATGGCACGTACCAAGCAAACCGCTCGTAAATCCACCG GCAAGGCGCCTCGCAAACAGCTGGCCACCAAGGCCGTCCGCAAAAGCATCCCATCTACAGGAGGTGTGAAGAAGCCCCATCGTTACAGGCCAGGCACTGTCGCTCTTCGTGTAATTCGTCGTTACCAGAAGAGCACAGAGCTGCTGATCCGCAAACTGCCCTTCCAGCGTCTGGTGCGCGAGATTGCACAGGACAAGATCGATCTGCGGTTCGAGAACTCTGCCATAGGTGCTCTGCAGGTGGCTTGCGAAGCTTACCTGGTGGGTCTGTTTGAGGACACCAACCTGTGCGCCATTCACGCCAAGCGTGTCACCATCATCCCCAAGGACATGCAGCTGGCCCGCCGTTTCCGCGGTGAGCTCTGA